The Chitinophaga flava genome has a segment encoding these proteins:
- a CDS encoding protein-glutamine glutaminase, with amino-acid sequence MKKTLLGLLVVVTLAVVSIVACKKGADESVANVKSEKPVLLGEFTPYRLDVTGNKATIGFVQSARLFSLDTRQHEDLLTQLRAARDNDEPIRVNIYEGTNEIAGVEKASRPAIEAYQASKTTKQVVRSENMPIIPDLATLNSLFNLCKTPTIPYKYAADGCYARAHKMRQILLAQGYDCDKLFVYGNLAANTGSCCVYWGYHVAPLVRFKDAAGVVQLRILDPSLFTGPVDQTTWLNKCRDINCDSGAGISGTSQQPGNVYVRVSTGTLIYDDNYAKTNCTITAYTGLSGCIATGNNSACW; translated from the coding sequence ATGAAAAAAACCTTATTGGGACTGCTGGTAGTAGTCACACTGGCGGTCGTGTCCATTGTTGCCTGTAAGAAAGGGGCAGACGAATCTGTAGCCAACGTTAAATCAGAAAAACCGGTATTGCTCGGCGAATTTACTCCATACCGCCTGGATGTTACCGGTAATAAGGCCACCATCGGCTTTGTACAATCAGCCCGTTTGTTTTCCCTTGATACCAGACAACACGAAGATTTATTGACCCAGCTTCGTGCTGCCCGTGATAACGATGAGCCAATCAGAGTAAATATATACGAAGGCACGAATGAAATTGCGGGCGTGGAAAAAGCTTCCCGGCCAGCCATAGAAGCCTATCAGGCTTCCAAAACCACCAAACAGGTGGTGCGCAGTGAAAACATGCCCATTATTCCTGATTTAGCGACACTTAATAGTCTGTTTAATCTTTGTAAAACGCCTACCATTCCTTACAAGTATGCTGCAGATGGTTGTTATGCCAGAGCACATAAAATGCGTCAGATACTGCTGGCACAGGGTTATGATTGCGACAAACTTTTTGTGTATGGTAACCTGGCCGCCAATACCGGCAGCTGTTGCGTATACTGGGGTTATCACGTAGCGCCGCTGGTACGTTTCAAAGATGCTGCAGGAGTTGTTCAGCTGAGAATTCTGGATCCGTCTCTGTTCACCGGTCCGGTAGATCAGACCACCTGGCTTAACAAATGCCGCGATATCAATTGCGACTCAGGAGCCGGTATCTCAGGAACTTCCCAGCAGCCTGGCAATGTGTATGTAAGGGTATCCACCGGTACTTTGATTTATGATGACAACTATGCCAAAACCAACTGCACTATTACTGCTTACACCGGCTTGTCCGGCTGCATTGCCACCGGCAATAACAGCGCATGCTGGTAA
- a CDS encoding GNAT family N-acetyltransferase, giving the protein MTTPNFIIRQEEAADYEAVFKVIENAFKQMEHSDHQEQWLVQRLRQSPGFIPALSLVAVSGQQIIGHILLTPIKIKNEQDEFTSLALAPVSVIPAYQHQGIGGRLIEAAHQKAREAGFRSVVLLGHAAYYPRFGYKKASEFGIKLPFDVPDEYCMAIELTKDGLNGVNGVVEYPAAFFA; this is encoded by the coding sequence ATGACTACACCTAACTTTATCATCCGGCAAGAAGAGGCCGCTGATTACGAAGCCGTTTTTAAGGTGATTGAAAATGCATTTAAGCAGATGGAGCACTCCGATCATCAGGAGCAATGGCTGGTACAAAGACTGCGGCAATCACCCGGATTCATCCCGGCACTGTCGCTGGTAGCCGTATCCGGCCAACAGATCATAGGGCATATTCTGCTTACCCCCATTAAAATAAAAAATGAACAGGATGAGTTTACTTCTCTGGCCCTGGCACCGGTTTCCGTGATACCAGCGTACCAGCACCAGGGAATTGGTGGCAGGCTGATTGAAGCGGCACATCAAAAGGCAAGGGAAGCAGGATTCCGGTCGGTGGTATTATTGGGGCATGCAGCGTACTACCCCAGATTTGGTTATAAAAAAGCCAGCGAATTCGGTATTAAGCTGCCATTTGATGTACCGGATGAATATTGTATGGCGATTGAACTTACAAAAGACGGACTGAATGGAGTGAATGGCGTAGTAGAATATCCGGCAGCCTTTTTTGCATAA
- a CDS encoding SRPBCC family protein: MHNLAFDFSVNKENKTITIKREFAAERPLVWDAYTKSELLDQWWAPKPWKARTQSMDFREGGRWLYAMVGPAGEEHWAVADYQTIIKHQQFIGVDAFTDADGLQGGYYHGYGRTR, from the coding sequence ATGCATAATCTGGCATTTGACTTCTCTGTCAACAAAGAAAACAAAACGATTACCATCAAACGGGAGTTTGCGGCGGAGCGGCCTTTGGTATGGGACGCCTATACGAAAAGTGAGCTGCTGGATCAATGGTGGGCACCTAAACCCTGGAAGGCCAGGACCCAATCAATGGACTTCCGCGAAGGTGGCCGTTGGCTTTATGCCATGGTAGGCCCTGCCGGAGAAGAACACTGGGCGGTGGCCGATTACCAAACCATCATAAAACATCAGCAATTCATCGGAGTGGATGCTTTTACAGATGCAGATGGGCTTCAGGGAGGGTATTACCATGGCTATGGAAGGACTCGATGA
- a CDS encoding DoxX family protein: MKKKILFVVCLLFGLMFINAGLNKFFNYMPAPKDLPETMLKQMGAFMTISWLMPLIGTAEVVGGVLFITGKFRALGAIIILPVMIGIVLTNLLYVPSGLPMVLVLLAINIWVIIENRQKYMPMIS, encoded by the coding sequence ATGAAAAAGAAAATTTTGTTTGTCGTATGTCTTCTTTTCGGGTTAATGTTTATCAATGCAGGCCTGAATAAATTTTTCAACTACATGCCTGCGCCCAAGGACCTGCCTGAAACTATGCTCAAACAGATGGGGGCTTTTATGACTATCAGCTGGTTAATGCCATTAATTGGTACAGCAGAAGTGGTAGGTGGAGTACTTTTCATTACCGGAAAATTCAGAGCACTCGGTGCTATTATCATCCTCCCGGTAATGATTGGTATTGTATTAACCAATCTGTTGTATGTTCCGTCCGGATTACCGATGGTGCTGGTGTTGCTGGCCATCAACATCTGGGTGATCATTGAGAACAGACAGAAATATATGCCGATGATCAGCTAG
- a CDS encoding alkene reductase has protein sequence MNKLLEPYYSPYLNLRNRVVMAPMTRGRADTASRIATPLMAQYYGQRASAGLIVTEGIAVSPDAVGGPNIPGIYTPEQAKAWRQVTTQVHQQNGKIFAQLWHVGRVSHPSLLDGRLPLSPSAIDPNCGVYTVKGYTPAVVPREMSAADIRQTVQDFAQAATHAIEAGFDGVEIHAANGYLFHQFFAKCSNQRTDAYGGSIENRSRFLFEVLDAIGEGIPLSHVGIRISPTWNNAFGIVTDNETIPLFDHISSQLNKYDLAYLHLAGFPEPGLAIPASVQIRAVAQRFRQLYKGTYIVNRGFDQQTANDIIADGIADMVSFGELFIANPDLVERFSNQAPLNNLDRTTYYLSGEKGYTDYPRLTEQPVRRNSMH, from the coding sequence ATGAACAAATTACTGGAACCATACTACTCTCCATATCTTAATTTGCGGAACCGTGTTGTGATGGCCCCGATGACAAGGGGCAGGGCCGACACAGCGTCCCGTATAGCCACACCACTGATGGCTCAATACTACGGCCAGCGAGCATCGGCAGGATTGATCGTTACAGAAGGTATCGCTGTCAGCCCCGATGCCGTTGGAGGCCCTAATATACCCGGTATCTACACGCCGGAACAGGCTAAAGCCTGGCGGCAGGTAACCACACAGGTACATCAGCAGAATGGTAAAATATTTGCACAACTATGGCACGTTGGACGTGTATCCCATCCTAGTTTGCTGGATGGCAGGCTCCCCCTCTCTCCTTCCGCCATTGATCCCAACTGTGGCGTATATACCGTCAAAGGCTATACGCCGGCAGTTGTTCCCAGAGAGATGAGCGCTGCCGATATCCGGCAAACCGTGCAGGACTTTGCACAAGCCGCTACCCATGCCATAGAAGCGGGTTTTGATGGAGTAGAAATTCATGCAGCCAACGGCTATCTGTTTCATCAGTTTTTTGCAAAATGTTCCAATCAGAGAACAGACGCATACGGCGGCAGCATCGAAAACAGAAGCCGCTTCCTTTTTGAAGTACTGGATGCCATAGGGGAAGGTATTCCCCTCTCCCATGTTGGCATCCGTATTTCTCCTACGTGGAACAATGCTTTTGGTATCGTGACAGATAATGAAACAATTCCCTTATTTGATCACATCAGCAGTCAGCTGAACAAATATGACCTGGCATATCTGCACCTGGCCGGATTCCCTGAGCCAGGGCTGGCGATACCGGCATCTGTGCAGATAAGGGCTGTGGCCCAGCGATTCCGCCAGCTGTATAAAGGAACATATATTGTGAACAGAGGTTTTGACCAGCAAACGGCGAATGACATCATTGCTGACGGTATTGCAGATATGGTTTCATTCGGCGAATTATTTATTGCCAACCCTGATCTGGTGGAGCGTTTCAGCAATCAGGCTCCGTTAAATAACCTCGACAGGACCACCTACTATCTTTCCGGGGAAAAAGGATATACCGACTATCCCCGTTTAACAGAACAACCAGTACGACGGAATTCCATGCACTGA
- a CDS encoding helix-turn-helix domain-containing protein yields MHYKTYRPEGVLADFIGQFYWGSREATDTSYHATAKTGTILTFTFNQQSDTSRQLICASIEGQTERFTTYTANGFDTFLSVTLHPGAVSSILQCPPAMLQDNFVHLDDLLGKKGKLLEEKIASASSNESRILLLQDFIRSQLALDGKKDQLIIKAVQQIRKQRGNVNIDALASDCALSKKQFERRFKQQTGFNPKLYSRIVRFEFTLTERKYYTSLTGLAHAAGYYDQAHFIHEFKKFTGFTPSSYLSFDEG; encoded by the coding sequence ATGCATTACAAGACCTATCGTCCGGAAGGCGTACTGGCAGACTTCATCGGACAATTCTACTGGGGCAGCAGAGAAGCTACCGACACCAGTTATCATGCCACCGCCAAAACAGGTACAATCCTGACCTTTACTTTTAACCAGCAATCGGACACGTCTCGGCAGCTGATATGTGCTTCCATAGAAGGACAGACAGAACGGTTTACAACCTACACCGCCAACGGTTTCGACACCTTCCTGAGTGTTACGCTCCATCCCGGCGCCGTGAGCTCCATCCTTCAGTGTCCGCCGGCAATGCTACAGGATAACTTCGTTCATCTCGATGACCTGCTCGGGAAAAAAGGTAAACTGCTGGAGGAAAAAATAGCCTCCGCGTCCAGCAATGAAAGCCGTATCCTGTTACTGCAGGACTTTATCAGAAGTCAACTTGCCCTGGACGGGAAAAAAGACCAGCTCATCATCAAAGCGGTACAACAGATCAGGAAACAAAGGGGCAATGTAAACATTGATGCGCTGGCATCTGATTGCGCGCTCTCCAAAAAACAGTTTGAAAGACGGTTCAAACAACAAACCGGTTTCAATCCCAAGCTGTATTCCAGGATTGTTCGCTTTGAGTTCACCCTCACAGAAAGAAAATACTATACTTCGCTGACGGGACTGGCACATGCGGCAGGATACTACGACCAGGCCCACTTTATTCATGAGTTCAAAAAATTCACCGGGTTCACCCCTTCTTCCTATCTGTCTTTCGATGAAGGCTAA
- a CDS encoding aldo/keto reductase encodes MELTDYRTLGRSGLRVSPLTLGAMTFGLDWDYGASPEESGKIMTAYLDKGGNIIDTANIYTRGHSEKIIGDYLKKSSIIRDRMVISTKFYGSMRPGDPNSGGTGRKSIIQALEQSLRRLQTDYIDLYWMHAFDQFTPIEETLYALDHLVQAGKIRYIAVSDTPAWKIAQAQLLSHFRGWSSFIGLQIEYSLLERSVEAELVPMAMEMGLGVMPWSPLKQGILTGKYTRENKGEQLSRRPGGQELSENTYAIIDALKELAEVHHTTPGNIALAWVISRSGVTSTIIGARTETQLLQNLQSLQITLREEDLRLLDQLSAPLPVFPYTLLANARHIAQGGATINGQPSVLPAILPRHHADAY; translated from the coding sequence ATGGAACTGACAGACTATCGTACGCTGGGCCGCTCGGGACTAAGGGTGAGCCCACTGACACTGGGAGCAATGACTTTTGGCCTGGACTGGGACTATGGCGCATCGCCGGAGGAGTCCGGGAAAATAATGACTGCTTACCTGGACAAAGGCGGTAATATCATTGATACGGCTAATATCTATACCAGAGGGCATTCGGAAAAGATTATCGGAGATTATCTCAAAAAAAGCAGCATCATAAGAGACCGCATGGTCATCTCCACAAAATTTTATGGTAGTATGCGTCCCGGAGATCCGAACAGTGGAGGTACTGGCCGCAAAAGCATTATCCAGGCGCTGGAACAGTCGCTCAGGAGGTTGCAGACAGACTATATCGATTTGTACTGGATGCATGCCTTCGATCAATTTACGCCGATAGAAGAAACATTGTATGCACTGGATCATCTTGTTCAGGCAGGTAAGATCCGGTATATCGCTGTTTCCGATACACCTGCCTGGAAAATAGCGCAGGCGCAGCTATTGTCTCACTTCCGTGGCTGGTCTTCTTTTATCGGTTTGCAGATAGAGTATTCCCTGCTCGAAAGATCGGTGGAAGCGGAGCTGGTACCCATGGCGATGGAAATGGGCCTGGGTGTGATGCCATGGTCACCGCTGAAGCAGGGTATACTAACGGGGAAGTATACACGAGAAAACAAAGGGGAGCAACTCAGCCGCAGACCAGGAGGCCAGGAGCTGAGTGAAAACACTTATGCAATCATTGACGCGTTAAAAGAGCTCGCGGAGGTACATCATACTACACCAGGCAATATTGCGCTGGCATGGGTTATTTCGCGTAGCGGTGTCACTTCCACGATCATCGGCGCCAGAACAGAAACGCAGCTGCTTCAAAACCTGCAATCACTGCAGATAACCCTGCGGGAAGAAGACCTGCGGCTGCTCGATCAGCTGTCAGCTCCTTTGCCTGTATTTCCCTATACCTTGCTGGCCAACGCCCGTCATATTGCGCAGGGAGGCGCCACAATCAATGGTCAGCCATCAGTGCTGCCCGCCATTCTGCCCCGGCACCACGCAGACGCATATTGA
- a CDS encoding helix-turn-helix domain-containing protein yields the protein MKKTTQPLSVYPTIAAFHEELGLPAPQHPLISFVSYEGMQFLKHEFSSRIMLNFYKVSFIHKTNGKVRYGQHYYDFKTGGLCFVGPQQIISGASPERSLSGLIIFFHPDLIRHHPLGKKISQYGFFSYAVSEALHLEEKEKEIILAMFEQIGAELSSPQDTFSQGLLVSALELLLDYSNRFYHRQFVSREHNGTDLLARVDSLLTDYLRSEAPARSGVPTVQYVSEQLHFSPDYLSDMLRANTGMNTQQHIHHKLLETARDLLGAGEMSVGEIAYHLGFEQSQSFSRLFKRKTGQSPLAYQQSLRKE from the coding sequence ATGAAGAAGACTACCCAACCGCTTAGTGTATACCCGACCATTGCTGCTTTTCATGAAGAACTGGGATTGCCAGCCCCTCAGCATCCGCTGATCAGCTTTGTCAGCTATGAAGGTATGCAGTTTTTAAAGCATGAGTTTTCTTCCAGGATCATGCTGAACTTTTACAAGGTTTCCTTTATTCATAAAACGAATGGTAAAGTGCGGTATGGGCAGCATTACTACGATTTTAAAACAGGAGGTCTTTGTTTTGTAGGCCCTCAGCAAATTATATCCGGTGCCTCGCCGGAACGGAGTCTTTCCGGTCTGATCATATTTTTTCATCCGGACCTGATCAGGCATCATCCTCTCGGTAAAAAAATCAGTCAGTATGGTTTCTTTTCCTATGCTGTTTCAGAGGCACTGCATCTGGAAGAAAAAGAAAAGGAAATCATACTGGCTATGTTTGAACAGATAGGCGCTGAGCTATCTTCTCCACAGGATACTTTCAGCCAGGGCCTGCTGGTATCTGCCCTGGAGCTGTTGCTGGATTACAGCAACCGTTTTTATCACCGTCAGTTTGTTTCCCGGGAGCATAATGGTACAGACCTGCTGGCTCGCGTAGATAGCCTGCTGACAGACTACTTGCGGAGTGAGGCGCCGGCGCGGTCGGGAGTGCCTACGGTACAGTATGTATCAGAACAACTGCATTTTTCCCCGGATTACCTCAGTGATATGTTGCGTGCCAATACGGGCATGAATACACAGCAACATATTCATCATAAGTTACTGGAAACCGCTAGGGACTTGCTGGGGGCCGGTGAAATGAGTGTGGGGGAGATCGCTTACCACCTTGGTTTTGAGCAATCACAGTCATTCAGCCGTTTGTTTAAACGGAAAACGGGCCAGTCTCCACTGGCGTATCAGCAATCACTGAGAAAGGAATAA
- a CDS encoding dihydrofolate reductase family protein, protein MRKIIISTFLTLDGVLQAPGGPQEDTAGGFQWGGWSATYWDELMNQAMGSSMSQPFDLLLGRKTYEIFAAHWPYMQNDPTADLFNRIEKFVVSSKPQTLSWQNSTLVTGDVVAGLRTLKLQQGHDLLVNGSGKLIQTLLANDLADRLHIWTFPVTIGSGKRLFAEGTQPGNWELLGSTVSSTGVIMTSYQPGGPLKSGSFALEPPTEAELARRKKVAAED, encoded by the coding sequence ATGCGAAAAATCATTATCAGCACCTTTCTTACACTGGATGGCGTGCTACAGGCGCCCGGAGGCCCACAGGAAGATACCGCCGGCGGTTTTCAATGGGGCGGCTGGAGCGCCACCTACTGGGACGAGCTCATGAATCAAGCCATGGGCAGTTCCATGAGCCAGCCCTTTGACCTGCTGCTGGGCAGAAAAACCTACGAGATCTTTGCGGCACACTGGCCCTATATGCAAAACGATCCGACAGCAGACCTTTTCAACCGCATTGAGAAATTTGTTGTTTCCAGCAAACCGCAGACATTATCCTGGCAAAATTCAACGCTGGTCACCGGTGATGTGGTAGCTGGTCTCCGCACACTCAAACTACAACAGGGCCATGATTTGCTGGTAAACGGCAGCGGCAAACTGATACAAACCCTGCTGGCCAATGATCTGGCCGACCGGCTTCATATCTGGACCTTCCCTGTTACTATTGGGAGTGGAAAACGTTTGTTTGCTGAAGGCACCCAGCCTGGCAACTGGGAACTGCTGGGCTCTACCGTTTCTTCTACCGGTGTCATCATGACTTCCTATCAACCGGGAGGACCACTTAAATCAGGATCATTTGCGCTGGAACCACCTACAGAAGCGGAATTGGCCCGAAGAAAAAAAGTGGCCGCAGAAGACTGA
- a CDS encoding helix-turn-helix transcriptional regulator, whose amino-acid sequence MQSQPTQSAAFSDAFLAREGVEHTYRLPLPDAEGSGRFIICGDTAIADGIVTAGPPLLSWQHFNEKAFVEMNFVVSGQLYQTHERLIRRRLFSRGYHNILFNPSSWEKNELADSHGFRNIGIHITPEKMISLLTSYAPELYDLATKIEKGIPFVLHAPTERFSGRMQSLLDLLWKSPDPQGLKRLHFESLALQLLCLQWENLIPAAAPPAAHNLRKADQDKLHDAQQYLLQHLACPPTLAELSKLCELNEFKLKQGFRLLFGQSVFSFLSEERLENARQQILQGEKNISEIAYGLGYTHPQHFHRAFKKKYGITPKGLLK is encoded by the coding sequence ATGCAGTCACAGCCCACACAATCAGCTGCTTTCTCAGATGCCTTCCTTGCACGGGAAGGGGTGGAACATACCTACCGGCTTCCGCTCCCCGACGCGGAAGGCAGCGGCAGGTTCATCATCTGCGGCGATACCGCTATTGCCGACGGGATCGTTACCGCAGGTCCCCCACTCCTTAGCTGGCAGCATTTCAATGAAAAGGCTTTTGTGGAAATGAATTTTGTAGTGTCCGGTCAACTTTACCAGACCCACGAAAGATTGATCAGACGCCGGCTTTTTAGCCGGGGATATCACAACATCCTGTTCAACCCTTCTTCCTGGGAAAAAAATGAACTGGCCGACAGCCATGGATTCCGCAATATCGGCATCCATATCACACCGGAGAAAATGATCTCCCTGCTAACCAGCTACGCACCTGAATTATACGACCTGGCCACCAAAATAGAAAAAGGTATCCCCTTTGTTTTACATGCACCCACAGAACGTTTTAGCGGAAGGATGCAATCCCTGCTGGACCTCCTTTGGAAGAGCCCTGACCCACAGGGATTAAAACGGCTGCATTTCGAATCCCTGGCCCTGCAACTGCTCTGCCTGCAATGGGAAAACCTCATCCCTGCTGCAGCTCCCCCGGCAGCACATAACCTCAGAAAAGCCGATCAGGACAAACTACATGATGCTCAGCAGTATCTGTTACAGCACCTCGCTTGTCCACCTACCCTGGCTGAACTATCGAAGTTATGCGAACTGAATGAATTTAAACTGAAACAAGGTTTCCGGCTGTTATTCGGACAGAGTGTCTTTTCCTTCCTCAGCGAGGAAAGACTGGAGAATGCACGGCAACAGATACTACAAGGCGAAAAAAATATCTCAGAGATTGCTTACGGTCTCGGCTATACGCATCCCCAGCATTTTCACCGGGCATTTAAAAAGAAATATGGGATAACACCTAAAGGGCTGCTGAAATAA
- a CDS encoding FAD-dependent oxidoreductase, whose translation MTQSKQQVSVAHVPVLIIGGGITGLCAALFLLQQGIRPLLVERHKGTSIHPRARGFDIRTMELFRELGLGEVLREAGKALSPAWGVLRGVTVMAALEKMVPREEGRIVFPSQLNDLKSLAALSPEIGARCTQDLAEPVLRQAATDRGADLRFYTELVSFSQDAQQVTALLRDRTTGDTTTITADYMIAADGASSPVREKLQLPLSGPGVLAHFLNIYFEADMAALVKDREFSLCIIDRPGLTGFLTTINNSDRWVYQLRYYPEKQEQVTDFQERRLIGIIREAIGLPELPIRILSVLPWEMAVKVADTMQRGRIFLAGDAAHVMTPYGGKGANTGIQDVQNLSWKLAAVLRRQAAPSLLDSYTSERQPVGLFNALRSGTMADEQGMLKDKEIMQNVRALIGLPDYQYPIHVASGYCPEKPEDRMLYGLPGTRVPHIWLDEACRVSTLDLLKGNFVLFVHGKADRWKTALADKKEEVAVYAFEEAATIEQWQEHTGTREGDALLVRPDGFVAWRGRESQAAGIPIQELLS comes from the coding sequence ATGACACAAAGTAAACAGCAGGTATCGGTTGCACATGTGCCGGTGCTGATCATCGGCGGTGGTATTACAGGCCTCTGTGCGGCGTTGTTTTTGTTGCAGCAGGGCATCCGGCCATTACTGGTGGAAAGGCATAAGGGGACTTCTATTCATCCAAGGGCCCGCGGGTTTGATATCCGTACGATGGAGCTTTTCAGGGAGCTGGGGCTGGGAGAGGTTTTGCGGGAGGCTGGTAAGGCGCTCAGCCCCGCCTGGGGAGTATTGAGGGGTGTAACGGTGATGGCTGCACTGGAGAAGATGGTTCCCCGGGAAGAAGGCCGTATCGTTTTTCCCAGCCAGCTAAATGACCTGAAAAGCCTGGCGGCCCTGAGCCCGGAGATAGGCGCCCGTTGTACCCAGGATCTGGCAGAACCTGTTCTGCGTCAGGCGGCAACGGACAGGGGCGCTGATCTGCGTTTTTATACAGAGCTGGTATCGTTTTCACAGGATGCTCAGCAGGTAACCGCTTTGTTGCGTGACCGTACTACCGGCGATACTACTACCATTACTGCGGATTATATGATCGCTGCCGACGGGGCTTCCAGTCCGGTCCGTGAAAAGCTGCAGTTGCCCCTTTCCGGCCCTGGTGTGCTGGCTCATTTCCTGAATATTTATTTTGAAGCCGATATGGCAGCACTGGTGAAGGACAGAGAGTTCAGCCTGTGTATCATCGACAGGCCCGGGCTAACCGGATTTCTGACGACTATCAACAACAGTGATCGCTGGGTATATCAGCTGCGTTATTATCCCGAAAAACAGGAGCAGGTGACAGACTTCCAGGAACGACGGCTGATAGGTATTATAAGGGAGGCAATAGGACTACCGGAACTGCCTATACGTATATTGAGTGTATTGCCCTGGGAGATGGCTGTAAAAGTGGCGGATACCATGCAACGCGGCCGTATCTTCCTCGCCGGCGATGCAGCCCATGTAATGACACCCTATGGCGGCAAAGGCGCTAATACAGGTATCCAGGACGTACAGAACCTGTCGTGGAAACTGGCTGCTGTATTACGTAGACAGGCAGCCCCTTCACTATTGGACAGCTATACCTCCGAAAGGCAACCCGTTGGGCTGTTCAATGCCTTGCGCTCAGGGACTATGGCCGACGAACAAGGTATGCTGAAAGACAAGGAAATCATGCAGAATGTGCGGGCATTGATCGGTTTGCCGGACTATCAGTATCCAATACACGTAGCTTCCGGCTATTGCCCCGAAAAGCCGGAAGACAGGATGCTGTATGGCCTGCCAGGTACCAGGGTACCGCATATCTGGCTCGACGAAGCCTGTCGGGTTTCTACACTGGACCTGTTGAAGGGCAACTTTGTACTGTTTGTGCACGGGAAAGCGGATCGGTGGAAAACCGCGCTGGCGGATAAAAAGGAGGAGGTGGCTGTTTATGCATTTGAAGAAGCAGCCACTATTGAGCAGTGGCAGGAGCATACCGGTACCCGGGAGGGAGATGCGCTCCTGGTACGTCCCGATGGCTTTGTGGCCTGGAGAGGCAGGGAATCGCAGGCTGCAGGTATCCCTATACAGGAGCTGCTATCCTGA
- a CDS encoding acetyltransferase, giving the protein MKIRTTTPADYSDMLRIWESAVKATHDFLKEEDFLFFKEQLVSNFFPQAETYLLLDDQEQPVAFIGVNGDMLEMLFVDDVMRGKGIGRYLISYAVEELKITKVDVNEQNSEAAGFYEKMGFRVTSRSELDGMGKPYPILHMELVK; this is encoded by the coding sequence ATGAAGATAAGAACCACTACCCCTGCCGACTATTCTGATATGCTGCGTATCTGGGAGTCTGCTGTTAAAGCCACACACGATTTTCTGAAAGAAGAAGATTTTCTGTTTTTCAAAGAACAACTGGTGTCAAATTTTTTCCCTCAGGCGGAAACTTATCTGCTGCTGGATGATCAGGAGCAGCCGGTTGCTTTTATAGGTGTTAATGGCGACATGCTGGAGATGTTGTTTGTGGATGATGTGATGAGAGGGAAAGGAATTGGCAGGTATTTGATTAGTTATGCCGTTGAGGAACTGAAGATCACTAAAGTAGATGTGAATGAGCAAAATAGCGAGGCTGCCGGTTTTTATGAGAAGATGGGTTTCAGAGTGACCAGCCGTTCTGAGCTGGATGGAATGGGCAAGCCTTATCCGATATTGCATATGGAACTGGTAAAGTAG
- a CDS encoding winged helix-turn-helix transcriptional regulator — translation MASKIKTSSTNAHNLKVLADYCDVNETLKNISQRWKMSLLYNITNGIQHFGQLKKAFPTLSDQILSKRLGELVAEGLANKSCISDTIPQQTLYTPTCKGNALIRIILELQRWGNKDWPHIQQQCCG, via the coding sequence ATGGCCTCTAAAATAAAGACAAGCTCCACAAATGCACACAACCTCAAAGTTCTGGCAGACTACTGCGATGTCAACGAAACGCTGAAGAATATCAGTCAGCGCTGGAAGATGTCACTGTTATACAATATCACCAACGGCATTCAGCATTTCGGCCAACTAAAAAAAGCCTTCCCAACACTATCAGACCAGATACTGAGCAAACGCCTGGGAGAACTGGTAGCAGAGGGATTGGCGAATAAGTCCTGCATCAGCGACACTATACCGCAGCAAACGTTGTATACCCCTACCTGCAAGGGCAATGCCCTTATCCGGATCATTCTGGAATTACAGCGATGGGGCAACAAAGACTGGCCTCACATTCAACAGCAGTGCTGCGGTTGA